One part of the Gammaproteobacteria bacterium genome encodes these proteins:
- a CDS encoding thiazole synthase, which translates to MTAKPTDNRDQPLAFAGRTWQSRLLLGTGKYRDLEQTREAVENSGCEIVTVAIRRTNIGQKAGQNKGEPNLLDILPPPRYTILPNTAGCYSADDAVRTCRLARELLDGARLVKLEVLGDGKTLLPDVRETLKAAATLVADNFDVMVYTNDDPIAARAFEDTGCVAVMPLAAPIGSGLGIRNPLNIATIVENASVPIIVDAGVGTASDAAIAMELGCDGVLMNTAIAEAGDPPLMATAMKQAVEAGRRAWLAGRMPRRRFAAASSPGERLFF; encoded by the coding sequence ATGACGGCGAAACCCACCGACAACCGCGACCAGCCGCTGGCCTTCGCCGGCAGGACCTGGCAATCGCGCCTGCTGCTCGGCACCGGCAAGTACCGCGACCTGGAGCAGACGCGCGAGGCGGTTGAAAACTCCGGCTGCGAAATCGTGACCGTCGCCATCCGGCGCACGAATATCGGTCAGAAAGCCGGCCAAAACAAGGGCGAACCGAACCTGCTCGACATCCTGCCGCCGCCGCGCTACACCATCCTGCCGAACACCGCCGGCTGTTACAGCGCCGACGACGCCGTGCGCACCTGCCGCCTCGCGCGCGAACTGCTGGACGGCGCGCGGCTGGTCAAACTGGAAGTGCTGGGCGACGGGAAAACGCTGCTCCCCGATGTGCGCGAAACGCTGAAAGCCGCCGCCACGCTGGTCGCCGACAACTTCGATGTGATGGTGTACACCAACGACGACCCCATTGCCGCGCGCGCCTTTGAAGACACCGGCTGCGTCGCGGTGATGCCGCTGGCGGCGCCCATCGGCTCCGGGCTGGGCATCCGCAACCCCCTCAACATCGCGACCATCGTCGAGAACGCATCGGTGCCGATCATCGTGGACGCCGGCGTCGGCACCGCGTCGGACGCGGCGATTGCGATGGAACTCGGCTGCGACGGCGTGCTGATGAACACCGCCATCGCCGAGGCCGGCGACCCGCCGCTGATGGCGACCGCGATGAAACAGGCGGTCGAGGCCGGGCGCCGCGCGTGGCTTGCCGGGCGCATGCCGCGGCGGCGTTTCGCGGCGGCGTCGTCGCCCGGCGAGCGCCTGTTTTTCTGA
- the thiS gene encoding sulfur carrier protein ThiS encodes MGSIEIRVNGTARTLPDGATLGALVETLAAGRKIAVEVNGGVVPRAEHAAFRLSAGDRVEIIEAIGGG; translated from the coding sequence ATGGGGAGCATCGAAATCCGGGTCAACGGCACGGCGCGCACGCTGCCGGACGGCGCCACGCTCGGCGCGCTGGTCGAGACGCTGGCGGCGGGGCGCAAGATTGCGGTCGAGGTCAACGGCGGCGTGGTTCCGCGCGCCGAACACGCCGCGTTCCGGCTGTCGGCGGGCGACCGGGTCGAGATTATCGAAGCCATCGGCGGCGGCTGA
- the bioA gene encoding adenosylmethionine--8-amino-7-oxononanoate transaminase — MTTFDDAMAAFDRDHLWHPYSAMRGGGGAAPVVAARGVHLELADGRQLVDGMSSWWAAIHGYNHPALNEALERQLAQMAHIMFGGLTHPAAVELGRRLCALLPDGLDRIFFCDSGSVSVEVAVKMALQYWRAKGKPGKTRLLALRHGYHGDTFAAMSVCDPDGGMHHLFRGTLPEQLFVRAPRCGGDCDMEAVTELERALGAHAHETAALILEPVVQGAGGMRIYGAGYLRHARELCERHGVLLIFDEIATGFGRTGRLFALEHAGAAPDILCIGKALTGGYLSLAATITCGEISDALDGGEPGVLMHGPTYMANPLACAVACASLDLLARGDWRARVARIESRLGDELAPCRASTGVRDVRVKGAIGVVELEQEVNVAALCRAFIEQGVWIRPFRNLIYLMPPYIIGDGELSQLTEAVRRAVAAPQGGL, encoded by the coding sequence ATGACCACCTTCGATGACGCGATGGCGGCTTTCGACCGCGACCACCTGTGGCATCCGTACAGCGCGATGCGCGGCGGCGGCGGCGCGGCGCCGGTGGTCGCGGCGCGCGGCGTGCACCTGGAACTGGCCGACGGCAGGCAACTGGTGGACGGCATGTCGTCGTGGTGGGCGGCGATACACGGCTACAACCACCCGGCGCTGAACGAGGCGCTGGAACGCCAACTCGCGCAAATGGCGCATATCATGTTCGGCGGCCTGACGCACCCTGCCGCCGTCGAACTGGGGCGGCGGCTGTGCGCGCTGCTGCCGGACGGCCTCGACCGGATTTTCTTCTGCGATTCCGGCTCGGTGTCGGTCGAGGTCGCCGTCAAGATGGCGCTGCAATACTGGCGCGCGAAAGGCAAACCGGGCAAGACGCGGCTGCTGGCGCTGCGCCACGGCTACCACGGCGACACCTTCGCGGCGATGTCGGTGTGCGATCCGGACGGCGGCATGCACCATCTGTTTCGCGGCACGCTGCCCGAACAACTCTTCGTGCGCGCACCGCGCTGCGGCGGCGACTGCGACATGGAGGCGGTGACCGAACTGGAACGCGCGCTCGGCGCGCACGCGCACGAGACCGCCGCGCTGATACTCGAGCCCGTCGTCCAGGGCGCCGGCGGCATGCGCATCTACGGCGCCGGTTACCTGCGCCACGCGCGCGAACTGTGCGAGCGCCACGGCGTGCTGCTGATCTTCGACGAAATCGCGACCGGCTTCGGCAGAACCGGGCGCCTGTTCGCGCTTGAACACGCGGGCGCGGCGCCCGACATCCTTTGCATCGGCAAGGCCCTGACCGGCGGCTACCTGAGCCTCGCGGCGACGATTACTTGCGGTGAAATCAGCGACGCGCTCGACGGCGGCGAGCCGGGCGTGCTGATGCACGGCCCGACCTACATGGCCAACCCGCTGGCCTGCGCGGTCGCCTGCGCCAGCCTCGACCTGCTCGCGCGCGGCGACTGGCGCGCGCGCGTTGCGCGCATTGAAAGCCGCCTCGGCGACGAACTGGCGCCGTGCCGCGCGTCAACGGGCGTGCGCGATGTGCGCGTCAAGGGCGCCATCGGCGTCGTTGAACTGGAACAAGAGGTGAATGTCGCCGCGCTGTGCCGCGCCTTCATTGAACAGGGCGTGTGGATACGCCCGTTCCGAAACCTGATCTACCTGATGCCGCCCTACATCATCGGCGACGGCGAACTGTCGCAACTGACCGAAGCCGTCCGCCGCGCCGTGGCCGCGCCGCAGGGCGGGCTATAA
- a CDS encoding VOC family protein: MVKPPATAGLRHVALAVSDLEGCARFYALLGYETEWRPDDDNLYLTSGADNLALHRAPDARAGGALDHIGILLRRADDVDAWHRFLSAHGVAIEAPPKTHRDGARSFYCRDPAGNRVQLIYHPPIAGA; the protein is encoded by the coding sequence ATTGTGAAGCCGCCCGCAACCGCCGGCCTGCGCCATGTCGCGCTGGCCGTCAGCGACCTGGAGGGGTGCGCGCGTTTCTATGCGCTGCTCGGCTACGAGACCGAATGGCGCCCCGATGACGACAACCTCTACCTGACTTCCGGCGCCGACAACCTCGCGCTGCACCGGGCGCCCGACGCGCGCGCCGGCGGCGCGCTCGACCACATCGGCATCCTGCTGCGCCGCGCCGACGATGTGGACGCCTGGCACCGCTTTCTGTCCGCACACGGCGTCGCCATCGAGGCGCCGCCGAAAACGCACCGCGACGGCGCGCGCAGTTTCTACTGCCGCGACCCGGCGGGCAACCGCGTGCAGTTGATCTACCACCCGCCGATTGCCGGCGCCTGA
- a CDS encoding OsmC family protein, with protein MKAKVKWTGYMSFVGESGSGHCVSMDGAPEAGGRNLAPRPMEMVLMGLGGCSSFDIVKMLKAAGQDVRDVEIRLEAERADTEPAVFTRIRGHFTVSGHAISDDEVRKAVRASAEKHSSVSKMLEKTADIKYDYEIVEL; from the coding sequence ATGAAGGCGAAAGTGAAATGGACCGGCTACATGTCGTTTGTCGGCGAATCCGGCTCCGGGCACTGCGTTTCAATGGACGGCGCGCCGGAGGCCGGAGGCCGCAACCTGGCGCCGCGCCCGATGGAGATGGTGCTGATGGGCCTCGGCGGTTGCAGCAGTTTTGACATCGTAAAAATGCTGAAAGCCGCGGGCCAGGATGTGCGCGATGTCGAGATACGCCTTGAGGCCGAGCGCGCCGACACCGAACCCGCCGTGTTCACGCGCATCCGCGGCCACTTCACCGTCAGCGGCCACGCCATCAGCGACGACGAGGTGCGAAAGGCGGTGCGCGCTTCCGCCGAAAAACACTCGTCGGTGTCGAAGATGCTCGAAAAAACCGCCGACATCAAATACGACTACGAGATCGTCGAATTGTGA
- the trpC gene encoding indole-3-glycerol phosphate synthase TrpC, which produces MAETILGQILAHKRDEIQQRKDRYSVADLQDFAKEQSAARGFAQKLRGLVSARQTAVIAEIKRASPSKGVLREPFEPLAIARDYMAAGAACLSVLTDNRFFKGSGAILDLVRRHCPLPALRKDFIIDPYQLHESKAVGADAVLLIAAALPDDGLLRDLFETARGLGMDVLAEVHDEAELARVLKPGDGPELIGVNNRDLNTFEVSLETSLRLAAQVPGDKIVVSESGIHSCADIRRLRDGPVYACLIGEALMTAENPGDKLRELLA; this is translated from the coding sequence ATGGCTGAAACAATACTCGGCCAGATTCTCGCGCACAAACGAGACGAGATACAACAGCGCAAAGACCGGTACAGCGTCGCGGACTTGCAGGACTTTGCCAAAGAGCAGTCCGCCGCGCGCGGCTTCGCGCAGAAACTGCGCGGCCTCGTGTCGGCCCGCCAAACCGCCGTCATCGCCGAAATCAAGCGCGCATCGCCCAGCAAGGGCGTGCTGCGCGAGCCGTTCGAGCCGCTCGCCATCGCGCGCGACTACATGGCCGCCGGCGCCGCCTGCCTGTCGGTGCTGACCGACAACCGTTTCTTCAAAGGCTCCGGCGCCATCCTCGACCTGGTGCGCCGCCACTGCCCGCTGCCGGCGCTGCGAAAGGACTTCATCATTGACCCGTACCAACTGCACGAGAGCAAGGCGGTCGGCGCCGACGCCGTGCTGCTGATTGCCGCGGCGCTGCCGGACGACGGCCTGCTGCGCGACCTGTTCGAGACGGCGCGCGGCCTCGGCATGGATGTGCTGGCCGAAGTGCACGACGAGGCCGAACTCGCCCGCGTGCTGAAACCCGGCGACGGCCCGGAACTGATCGGCGTCAACAACCGCGACCTGAACACATTCGAGGTCTCGCTTGAGACCAGCCTGCGCCTTGCGGCGCAAGTCCCCGGTGATAAAATCGTCGTCAGCGAAAGCGGCATTCATTCGTGCGCCGACATCCGGCGCCTGCGCGACGGCCCGGTTTACGCCTGCCTGATTGGCGAGGCGCTGATGACGGCGGAAAACCCGGGCGATAAACTGAGGGAACTGCTTGCATGA
- the trpD gene encoding anthranilate phosphoribosyltransferase has translation MPESLMDAAIARLARGDNLDEQTMAGAMREMMTGAAGAEQARAFLVALRDKGETVTEIAAAARTLMQFAVPVSVAADNLVDTCGTGGDGAGTFNISTGAALAAAGAGATVAKHGNRSVSSQSGSADVLEAAGVRLELGAEQAAECIRQTGIGFLFAPCFHPAMKQVAPVRKAIGTRTLFNLLGPLLNPAAAPCRVIGVFDARWLEPMAETAATTGVRRVMTVHSEDGLDEISTAAPTQVFEQTENGGGRRTLTPADFNCDSAPAGALRVSSPEDSLRMLRAVLAGEPGAAADAVAVNAGAALYIAGLAGGLREGADMARRALRDGRAAAKLDALVKASNRLARPTDG, from the coding sequence ATGCCTGAATCATTGATGGACGCCGCCATCGCCAGACTCGCGCGCGGCGACAACCTGGACGAGCAGACGATGGCCGGCGCGATGCGCGAGATGATGACGGGCGCCGCCGGCGCCGAACAGGCGCGCGCCTTTCTTGTCGCGCTGCGCGACAAGGGCGAGACCGTGACCGAAATCGCCGCGGCGGCGCGCACGCTGATGCAGTTCGCGGTGCCCGTTTCCGTCGCCGCCGACAACCTGGTGGACACCTGCGGCACCGGCGGCGACGGCGCCGGCACTTTCAACATCTCCACCGGCGCGGCGCTGGCGGCGGCGGGCGCCGGCGCGACCGTCGCCAAGCACGGCAACCGCTCGGTATCAAGCCAAAGCGGCAGCGCCGATGTGCTGGAGGCCGCCGGCGTCCGCCTTGAACTCGGCGCCGAACAGGCCGCCGAATGCATCCGCCAAACCGGCATCGGCTTTCTGTTCGCGCCGTGCTTTCACCCGGCGATGAAACAGGTCGCGCCGGTACGCAAGGCCATCGGCACGCGCACCCTGTTCAACCTGCTGGGGCCGCTGCTGAACCCCGCCGCCGCGCCGTGCCGCGTCATCGGCGTGTTCGACGCCCGCTGGCTTGAGCCGATGGCGGAGACCGCCGCCACCACCGGCGTGCGGCGCGTGATGACGGTGCACTCCGAAGACGGCCTCGATGAAATCAGCACGGCGGCGCCGACGCAGGTGTTTGAGCAAACCGAAAACGGCGGCGGGCGGCGCACGCTGACGCCCGCCGACTTCAACTGCGACAGCGCGCCCGCCGGTGCGCTGCGCGTCTCGTCGCCCGAAGACAGCCTGAGAATGCTGCGCGCGGTGCTGGCCGGCGAGCCGGGCGCCGCCGCCGACGCCGTCGCCGTCAACGCCGGCGCCGCGCTTTACATCGCGGGCCTCGCCGGCGGCCTGCGCGAGGGCGCCGACATGGCGCGGCGCGCGCTGCGCGACGGGCGCGCGGCGGCCAAACTCGACGCGCTGGTTAAGGCCAGCAACCGACTGGCGCGGCCAACCGATGGCTGA
- a CDS encoding aminodeoxychorismate/anthranilate synthase component II — MILMIDNYDSFTWNLVQYLGELGAEVRVVRNDEAGAAGLRDMRPERIVISPGPCTPDEAGVSLEAVRAFAGSVPILGVCLGHQAIGQAFGGRIVRARQIMHGKTSMIHHRGDGVFTSLASPFEATRYHSLVIEKDTLPDCLEVTAWTQHDGGDDDNGDGEIMGVRHKQHRVAGVQFHPESILTQHGHQLLRNFLEDA, encoded by the coding sequence ATGATATTGATGATAGACAACTACGATTCGTTCACCTGGAACCTGGTGCAATACCTGGGCGAACTGGGGGCCGAGGTCAGGGTCGTGCGCAACGACGAGGCCGGCGCCGCCGGCCTCCGCGACATGCGCCCCGAACGCATCGTCATCTCGCCGGGGCCGTGCACGCCCGACGAGGCCGGCGTCTCGCTTGAGGCGGTGCGCGCCTTCGCCGGCAGCGTGCCGATACTCGGCGTGTGCCTCGGCCACCAGGCCATCGGCCAGGCGTTCGGCGGGCGCATCGTCCGCGCGCGGCAAATCATGCACGGCAAAACCTCGATGATCCACCACCGCGGCGACGGCGTGTTCACATCGCTCGCCAGCCCGTTCGAGGCGACGCGCTACCACTCGCTCGTCATTGAAAAAGACACGCTGCCGGACTGCCTCGAAGTCACCGCGTGGACGCAGCACGACGGCGGCGACGACGACAACGGCGACGGCGAAATCATGGGCGTGCGCCACAAGCAGCACCGCGTCGCCGGCGTGCAGTTTCACCCGGAATCCATCCTCACGCAGCACGGCCACCAACTGCTGAGAAACTTTCTCGAAGATGCCTGA
- a CDS encoding chorismate-binding protein yields the protein MITRDEYRRLARQGYTHIPLVHEVPADLDTPVGVYMKLANHPYSYLLESVSGGEHWGRYSIIGLDCRRHIRVCGRRVAVHRDGRIDEQHDTDDPLAWIERYAAAFRVPQIEAAPRFIGGLVGYFGYETVHYIEPRLAGSANPDELGTPDILLLVSEQVAVFDNLRGTLSLIVLADTSQDDAWQRARERLAQLEQRLREPLPPPPTQAAPQPPTQAAPQAPMQSATVPPPMQAAPQAPTQAAPLPPTQAAPQAPPTLEHAFVSSFGRDAFLRAVGTCRDYIAAGDAMQIVLSQRLKAPFRGADLNFYRALRRLNPSPYMYYLDLEDFRIVGSSPEILVRLEDGQLTLRPIAGTRPRGRDHDEDLRLERELLADAKELAEHLMLIDLGRNDLGRIAQTGSVRVTERMIVERYSHVMHIVSNVTAQKRNGVGPMDALRAAFPAGTLSGAPKIRAMEIIAELEPVKRNIYAGAVGYIGWNGTMDTAIAIRTAVIKDGALIVQAGAGLVYDSRPEREWEETMSKARAMFEAAAIACELP from the coding sequence ATGATCACGCGCGACGAATACCGGCGCCTGGCGCGGCAGGGCTACACGCACATCCCGCTGGTGCATGAAGTGCCGGCGGACCTCGACACGCCGGTCGGCGTCTATATGAAACTGGCGAACCACCCGTACAGTTACCTGCTGGAATCGGTCAGCGGCGGCGAACACTGGGGGCGCTACTCGATCATCGGCCTCGACTGCCGCCGCCACATCCGCGTCTGCGGGCGCCGCGTCGCCGTCCACCGCGACGGGCGGATAGACGAACAGCACGACACCGACGACCCGCTCGCGTGGATTGAACGCTACGCCGCGGCGTTCCGCGTGCCGCAAATCGAGGCGGCGCCGCGCTTCATCGGCGGGCTGGTCGGCTACTTCGGCTACGAGACCGTCCACTACATCGAGCCGCGCCTGGCCGGCAGCGCCAACCCGGACGAACTCGGCACGCCCGACATCCTGCTGCTGGTGTCCGAACAGGTCGCGGTGTTCGACAACCTGCGCGGCACGCTGTCGCTGATTGTGCTGGCCGACACCTCGCAGGACGACGCCTGGCAACGCGCCCGCGAACGCCTCGCACAACTGGAACAACGCCTGCGCGAACCGCTGCCGCCGCCACCAACGCAGGCGGCACCCCAGCCACCAACGCAGGCGGCACCCCAGGCGCCAATGCAGTCGGCGACAGTGCCGCCACCAATGCAGGCGGCGCCCCAGGCGCCAACGCAGGCGGCACCCCTACCCCCAACGCAGGCGGCGCCCCAGGCGCCGCCGACACTGGAACACGCGTTCGTCTCCAGTTTCGGGCGCGACGCCTTCCTGCGCGCGGTCGGCACCTGCCGCGACTACATCGCCGCCGGCGACGCGATGCAAATCGTGCTGTCGCAGCGCCTCAAGGCGCCCTTCCGCGGCGCCGACCTGAACTTCTACCGCGCGCTGCGCCGCCTCAACCCGTCGCCCTACATGTATTACCTCGACCTCGAGGATTTCCGAATCGTCGGCTCGTCGCCGGAGATTCTGGTGCGGCTTGAAGACGGGCAACTGACGCTGCGCCCGATCGCCGGCACGCGCCCGCGCGGGCGCGACCACGACGAAGACCTGCGCCTTGAGCGCGAACTGCTGGCCGACGCGAAGGAACTCGCCGAACACCTGATGCTGATAGACCTCGGGCGCAACGACCTCGGGCGCATCGCGCAAACCGGCAGCGTGCGGGTCACCGAGCGGATGATCGTCGAGCGTTATTCGCATGTCATGCACATCGTCTCCAATGTCACCGCGCAAAAGAGAAACGGCGTCGGCCCGATGGACGCGCTGCGCGCGGCCTTCCCGGCGGGAACGCTGTCGGGCGCGCCGAAGATACGCGCGATGGAGATCATCGCCGAACTCGAGCCGGTCAAGCGCAACATCTACGCCGGCGCCGTCGGCTACATCGGCTGGAACGGCACGATGGACACCGCCATCGCCATCCGCACCGCGGTCATCAAGGACGGCGCGCTGATTGTGCAGGCCGGCGCCGGCCTCGTGTACGACTCCCGCCCCGAACGCGAGTGGGAGGAAACCATGAGCAAGGCGCGCGCGATGTTCGAGGCGGCGGCCATCGCCTGCGAACTGCCCTGA
- the rpe gene encoding ribulose-phosphate 3-epimerase, translated as MKDLICPSILSADFSRLGEDTQAVLDAGADMIHFDVMDNHYVPNLTFGPMVCRALREYGITAPIDVHLMVKPVDRLIEEFIEAGASWVTFHPEASEHVDRSLQLIRDKGCKGGLALNPATPLDCLQWALERIDMILLMSVNPGFGGQQFIPATLEKLRQARKLIDDSGRDIRLEVDGGVKCDNIAAIKAAGADTFVAGSAVFGAADYGRVIADMRAALKAA; from the coding sequence ATGAAAGACCTGATTTGCCCCTCCATTCTGTCGGCTGATTTTTCGCGGCTCGGCGAAGACACGCAGGCCGTGCTCGACGCCGGCGCCGACATGATTCACTTCGATGTGATGGACAACCACTATGTCCCCAACCTGACTTTCGGGCCGATGGTGTGCCGCGCGCTTCGGGAGTACGGCATCACGGCGCCGATTGATGTTCACCTGATGGTCAAGCCGGTGGACCGGCTGATCGAGGAATTCATCGAGGCCGGCGCGTCGTGGGTCACCTTCCATCCCGAGGCCAGCGAGCATGTGGACCGCAGCCTGCAACTGATACGCGACAAGGGCTGCAAGGGCGGGCTGGCGCTGAACCCGGCGACGCCGCTCGACTGCCTGCAATGGGCGCTTGAACGGATTGACATGATACTGCTGATGTCGGTCAACCCCGGCTTCGGCGGCCAGCAGTTCATTCCGGCGACGCTCGAGAAACTTCGCCAGGCGCGAAAACTGATTGACGACAGCGGGCGCGACATCCGCCTTGAGGTGGACGGCGGCGTCAAGTGCGACAACATCGCCGCCATCAAGGCCGCCGGCGCCGACACCTTCGTCGCCGGTTCGGCGGTGTTCGGCGCCGCCGACTACGGGCGCGTCATCGCCGACATGCGCGCGGCGCTGAAAGCGGCCTGA